Below is a genomic region from Ruania alba.
TGCCGGCTCTTGCCGAGCATCACCAGGCAGCCGAGCGCGAGCGGCGGCACGTGCCACCATCCGGGTGCGCCGGAGACCGGCGCGTTGCTGAGCACCGGTCCCAGCCCGATGCTCAGCGCGATCAGGCCGACGGCCGCGACGGCTGCCGCGTCGGTGACGGCGCGCCGCAGCGGGGTGCCGCGCAGGTGCCGGCGCCACGTCTCGACCCATCCGTCCACGCGACCATTCTCGCTGCCACCGTCGATCTGCGGATGCGACGAAAGTGTGAGGCACGATGGCGACGCCTGGCCGATGCCTGCGCAGGCGCGTTCGCGCAGGCTGAGGCCATGACGCTCGCCCTGCTCGGCCCTCTGGCCGTCCTCGCCCTGGTGGACTCCACCAGTTTCGGCACGCTGCTCATCCCGATCTGGCTGATGCTGAGCCCAGGACGGTTGCGCCCGGGCCGGGTGCTCGTCTTCCTCGCGACCGTCGCGGTCTTCTACCTCGGCGTCGGGCTGCTCCTGCTCGCCGGTGCGGACTCCCTGATGGCGGCCCTCGACGAGGATTCCCCAGCGCTCACCTACGGCCAGCTGGTGCTCGGTGCCGCCCTGTTCGCCGGGGCGTTCGTCGTCGGCCGAAAGCCGAAGGAGGGGGAGCGCGCGCCCGGTCGGCTCTCCCGATGGCGCGAACGCACCGTCACCGCGGACGGGCGCGGCGGCTGGACGGCCCTGGTGGGTCTTGCGCTGGGCGCGGCCACTCTCGAGGTGGCCACGATGCTGCCGTACCTCGGCGCCGTCGGGATGCTCACCGCCGCCGATCTCACCGCGACCGATCGGGTGCTGCTGCTGGCCGGATACTGCCTGGTGATGGTGCTCCCGGCGCTGGTGCTGCTCGGCGGGCGGATCGCTGCCCGCCGGGTGATGGAGCCGTTGCTGACTCGGGTGTCGGCCTGGATGGCGAAGTCCTCGGGCGAGACGATCAGCTGGGTGATGGGGATTGCCGGGTTCCTGCTGCTGCGGGATGCGGCCGCGCGGATCGGGCTGCTCGAGCAGCTGGGGGTCTCGATCTCCTGAGGTTCACGGACCCAGCAGAGCCAACGGCACCACTTCTCTATGAGGCAGATGGCCGAGCATCTATCAGGCAGATGGCCGGACTCGGTGAGGCAGGTCGACGGCCTTCTGGTAGGCAGACGGACGATGCGCTGGTCTGACCCACGGCCCGCGCACGGCCCGGAATTAGGCCCGCTGACAGGTGAATGAATACCCTGGGGCGCATGGCCGACGATGTCACCGCACCAGAACCCACCACCCCTGCGAAGCCGGCCATCCCGAGCTGGCCGATCGGCCTGACGGTGATGGGGTACGGCGGTGACTACAACCCCGAGCAGTGGCCGATGGAGGTCCGGCTCGAGGACATCGCGATGATGCGTGAGGCCGGGGTGAACCTGGTGAGCCTGGCGATCTTCTCCTGGGCCACGCTCGAGCCGCGCGAGGGGCGCTACGACTGGACCTGGTTGGACAACATCCTGGATCGGCTGCAGGCCGCCGGGGTGAAGGTCGCGCTGGCCACGGCAACCGCCTCACCACCACCGTGGCTGACGGCGAACCACCCGGAGATCCTGCCCCGCACCGCCGAGGGTGTGGAGCTCCACCAGGGCGGCCGGCAGTCCTACGCCCCGTCCTCCCCGGTGTACCGCGAGTACGCGGTGAAGATGGCCAAAGCGATCGCCGAACGGTACGCCGAGCACCCGGCGCTCGCCCTGTGGCACATCGACAACGAGATCGGCTGCCACGTCCCGCACGACTACTCCGAGTCCGCGCAGCGGGCGTTCCGCACCTGGCTGCGCCGCAGGTACCGCACCATCGACCGGTTGAACACTGCCTGGGGCACCGCCTTCTGGTCCCAGCGCTACAGCGCATTCAAGGACGTGCTGCCCCCACTGTCGGCGCCCACCTACGCCAACCCCACCCAGCAGCTCGATTTCGCCCGGTTCTCCTCGGACACCCTGCTGGACTACTACAAGAAGCTGCGCGACGCCGTCCGGCCGATCACTCCACACATCCCGTCCACCACCAACTTCATGGTGAACCTGAGCACCAAGTGGATGGACTACTACCGCTGGGCGCGCGAGGTGGACGTGGTGGCCACCGACCACTACACGATCGCCGCCGATGCCGAGCGGGAGGTCGACCTCGCCCTGGCCGCGGACATGACCCGCGGCGTGGCCGGCGGCAAGCCGTGGATCCTGATGGAGCACTCCACCGGCGCGGTGAACTGGCAGCCCCGCAACCGGGCCAAGGGACCGGGGGAGATGCTGCGCAACTCGCTCGCGCACGTGGCCCGCGGTGCGGACTCGGTGATGTTCTTCCAGTTCCGCCAGTCCCAGGCAGGCGCCGAGAAGTTCCACTCCGCGCTGGTGCCGCACGCCGGGCGGGAGTCAGCCATCTGGCGCGAGAGCGTGCACCTGGGCGAGGTGCTCGCCAACCTGGGGGACGTCGTCGGCTCTCGGGTGCAGGCACGCGTGGCGCTGCTCTTCGACTATCAGGCGTGGTGGGCGTGCGAGCTGGACTCCCACCCCAGCGAGGACGTCACCTACGGCGACCGGCTGCGCGCGCTGTACCGCGAGCTGTGGCGCCGCGGCGTGGCCACGGACGTGGTGCAGCCCGGTGCCGACCTGAGCGAGTACGACCTCATCCTGGTTCCGACGCTGTACCTGATCACTGACGCCGACGCCGCGAACGTGGCGGCTGCTGCCGAGCGCGGCGCCACGGTGCTGATCACCTACTTCTCCGGGATCGTCGACGAGAACGACCACGCCCGACTCGGCGGCTACCCCGGTGCGTTCCGGGAACTGCTGGGCGTGCGTACGGACGAGTTCTTCCCGCTACTCGCCGACGAGCGAGTCACCCTGGATGACGGCACGACGGCGGACGTGTGGACCGAACGGGTCGAGGTCACCACGGCCGAGGTGGTGCGCTCCTTCACCGACGGTCCACTACCGGACGGTCCTGCGGTCACCCGCAACGCCGTCGGCGAGGGCGCTGCCTGGTACGTGGCCACCCGTCAGGACGAGGCCGGGACCGCCGCCGTGATCGAGCAGGTGCTCGCCGAGTCCGGAGTGGCTCCGGCAGCAGCGACGACGCCGGGCGTGGAGGTGGTGCGCCGCGCCGAGCACGGCGAGGACGGTGGCAACCGCAGTTTCCTGTTCGTGCTGAACCACACCGACGCTGCTGCCACCGTGCCAGCCACGGGAACGGACCTGGTCTCCGGTGCTGAGGTCGGTGAATCTGTGGTGGTGCCCGCTCACGGGGTGGCCGTCGTGGCCGAGGGCTGATCGCCCTCGGGACCATCTGCGAACGAGCACCCTCTAGGTCTACCGAGCACCAGCGCGGCGCCGGCCGCGTCGCAGTCCCACGGTGCGGATCCGTGCACGTCACCACAGTCCTGACAGGGGCCTCTGCCGGGACGCTCCTCCCACCACTCAGTGGTGTCCGGTTCGAGTCCGTCGTTCATGGGGCAGCATCCTTGGGGCGTCGCGGAATCCGGTGCCGACGCTCGACACCGCTACCCCTTCAGAGCGTGCGTCGGCCTCCTAGATACACGTCACCCGCGACCGATTGCGGGGCTCACTGCTCCCGGCGGCGCTCCTCCGGCGGAAGACCGGTCTCACGGTGCTCCACGGTGGCCGTATGCGAGCTCCGGTTGCGCTGGGCGTTCACGACGATCGCCAGGATGAGCGCAAGCGCTCCGGCGCCCATGCAGATGTAGCCGACCATAGTCAGATCGACCGCGTCGATGCTGTCCCGGACCGCGAAGGCCAGGATCGCGCCGACAACGAGGAGGAAGATACCTCCGCCGATACCCATGCTGACCATCC
It encodes:
- a CDS encoding DUF6458 family protein — translated: MGIGGGIFLLVVGAILAFAVRDSIDAVDLTMVGYICMGAGALALILAIVVNAQRNRSSHTATVEHRETGLPPEERRREQ
- a CDS encoding GAP family protein translates to MTLALLGPLAVLALVDSTSFGTLLIPIWLMLSPGRLRPGRVLVFLATVAVFYLGVGLLLLAGADSLMAALDEDSPALTYGQLVLGAALFAGAFVVGRKPKEGERAPGRLSRWRERTVTADGRGGWTALVGLALGAATLEVATMLPYLGAVGMLTAADLTATDRVLLLAGYCLVMVLPALVLLGGRIAARRVMEPLLTRVSAWMAKSSGETISWVMGIAGFLLLRDAAARIGLLEQLGVSIS
- a CDS encoding beta-galactosidase yields the protein MADDVTAPEPTTPAKPAIPSWPIGLTVMGYGGDYNPEQWPMEVRLEDIAMMREAGVNLVSLAIFSWATLEPREGRYDWTWLDNILDRLQAAGVKVALATATASPPPWLTANHPEILPRTAEGVELHQGGRQSYAPSSPVYREYAVKMAKAIAERYAEHPALALWHIDNEIGCHVPHDYSESAQRAFRTWLRRRYRTIDRLNTAWGTAFWSQRYSAFKDVLPPLSAPTYANPTQQLDFARFSSDTLLDYYKKLRDAVRPITPHIPSTTNFMVNLSTKWMDYYRWAREVDVVATDHYTIAADAEREVDLALAADMTRGVAGGKPWILMEHSTGAVNWQPRNRAKGPGEMLRNSLAHVARGADSVMFFQFRQSQAGAEKFHSALVPHAGRESAIWRESVHLGEVLANLGDVVGSRVQARVALLFDYQAWWACELDSHPSEDVTYGDRLRALYRELWRRGVATDVVQPGADLSEYDLILVPTLYLITDADAANVAAAAERGATVLITYFSGIVDENDHARLGGYPGAFRELLGVRTDEFFPLLADERVTLDDGTTADVWTERVEVTTAEVVRSFTDGPLPDGPAVTRNAVGEGAAWYVATRQDEAGTAAVIEQVLAESGVAPAAATTPGVEVVRRAEHGEDGGNRSFLFVLNHTDAAATVPATGTDLVSGAEVGESVVVPAHGVAVVAEG